From the Juglans microcarpa x Juglans regia isolate MS1-56 chromosome 7D, Jm3101_v1.0, whole genome shotgun sequence genome, the window GAATATACTTCAATTCTTGGAGAGATTTTCAAGCAATCTCTAAAGCTCCAACACTTCAGTTTTGCCACGCAAATTTTACACACTTTTATCTACAAGAGACTTACTATTTATACATGAAAAAACTCTGCAACTAACTAACTAATTCACTAACAGATTTCTATTACAAGGAATTACTCAAAAACGATGCCGctttattcatcttcaaactACCCCCAATTACATCGACACGCACCGTTTCATTTAAAAGAATCCCAAAACGCCCCGTATTGATCAATCTATTAAATTCGTTACTCCCCTTCCTTCCACTTGATGCACCGCAAATTCCACTTCACTCCATGCCTTCAACCAACACACACTTTACAAAATTGTAGTCTCATTGTCAGGTTTCACTCATGCGAACCACTGCAGATGGAAACAAAAAGTTTGCTAAACCACTATTATCAGTAAACAAATCTTTGTGAAATCCTCAGAGATGAGCAGTAGGTAACCACATCCATGCATCATGCGTATGATAGTTAAATTTCCTACAAATCGTGCAGCACAAGCAGTTCATTTTGGCACATACAAAGTTATGTTTCTATATTGCTCTAGATGTGAATATAGATGAACTAAGTTCTTTATAGCATAGTttcaaattagaaaatatatatatatatatatatttctaagtCAGTTAATTGGCACGCTTAAAACAATATTGATATGAAAACCTTCTATTTCCAAGTCACGTATAAGTAGGTAGTAATAGATAATTATTAGTTAAGGCGACATGTTTGttacttttttcctttttccattgaaaaaatatatagataacgAGTATAAATTTATTTAGTTCTTTTTTACGTGCATTTAGTTAGTTGTGTTCacttaaacttaaaagaaaaaaaaaaaattgctcttGTATCATAAATTCTTACAGAGTTGTTGATTCGTGGCAGGTATAACATTGGTTAGTGAGGAGGAAAACAAGGGTCTTCAAAGAATTGGTGAATCTGGTCTTGCATTACACTATGCTAATATTATCAACTAGACTTGATTGGTGTTGCTTTTGGTGACACTTTCCACCATGCATGCTTGTAATTTCTGCCTTTTAAGTTGTTACTTGTATTTTCAATGCGAATCCACTCCCTACCATATATCTTTTTCTAATTAACTTGTTATCATATTCATTTGATCAATTGATATGGATGGTGACAAGGAGTTATTGATGTCCTAgaagaattttgaaaagaaacttGGACAATCTACAATTTTTGTGACTTCAACCTTAATGGAACATGACCATTagatatgtaattttcatatattgtaattttgtgttttgtaatgtaatgtataaataccaaataatataatatgtaatgaaTTGGATTATGttttgcatgcattttacatgataaatattaaattttctatttttttagatgcaTTCAGTTAAAAAggtaatttataattagttcttatatatatatatatataatgatttttttaacattttttcttgaaaattttgtaatagaatatatgcttttaaataaataaaaaaaaaattatgctttttcaacattatctttttctcgaaaaaaaaattaataatataggcttttgtgttaaaaaaaaaaaaaaccaaacaaacaaacaagcgTGTATAGCACAGAACCCGAATTTCTAGATTGTAAAATCTAAATTCATCCGGATTCCAGACCGAATCATAACCAGAGCTAGCCCAGGCCGAAACCCGACCCAGGTTTAAAACCCGAGTTCCAGATCGAGTATATCCAAGTACCCGGTCCGAAACTCGAATGAATAGTCCTACCCAAAAGTGTTCagtgtatttcttttaaatttttaaaaaattaccactagtgaatttgtattttttttaacataaaaaaaatttaaaatacacttTTCAAGGCATATTTGAAGAACATCCAAGCATCACCCTtataacaaaacataaaatgtcattgtttttgtttcttttgttatttttcacaAATCAGTATTTGAGGTTGGCAAATAATAAAAgaccaaattattattttgtctttctATGTATCGgccactattcactttcacatcCCATACAATCACacctataattttcttttttttttcataaggtgtgggtGTGTGATACTTATCATCCCCAcataccacacaccacactttttttttaacttattaagaGCATAAAATCGATCATTTATGACAGTCATCATAAATTTCCATTTGATTGAGATATCATTTTCAGTCTCTTCATCTTTCATGGACTTTTAGAACCCGTGTGTCCGTGAagttcaaataaatattttttttgacaaaaaatcatttttcatcctAAACTTGTCGAACTCTTCGTCGGAAGGATGGGCAACTGGGAATCAAGGGGGAAGGGATTTCTTAGATGGGTAGAAGCTGAAAGAATCACAAGGTAGAGGGATGAGAGATTTCTCCTAGGGCAATTGGGGACTCACGAAGGGGAGTTAGGATTCACGATTTAAACAGGATAATTTCTTAAACCGGGTTTGCCACATTTAAGTGTGTAGTGTGTGATTTCAAAACCGGACTaagaatagaattattcttcttttattcattatctatataccacacatttggtaagaaaaaaaaatataattttattgtttggaataaactcacaaactgacaaaATTTCTCAATAAACCATCTCGGTTTCATCTTTGCAATATATAAAGGGTACTAAATGGACGATAGCCCTAACCATTTTCACACATACTTCTGTTATAAAGTACCTGCGGCtgcaaattaaaaacttttgaATGTTTAGAAATGTGATGTTATCAGCCATAGTGTTCCCCATCAAACTAATGCATGCTGGGTTTTGGGTTTTGCCTACACTGCTACGTTGGAAAAACTTGAACAAAAAAGGCACATTTCTACTTGACTACCATTCTCGTCCCACTTAACAAAGGGTGGAATAAAATtagtcaaatttgaaaatatagcGATCAAAAATCCTGCTTTCTGAATGGTACTTCTGCAAAGGTTCAATGCTGAGGTGCAAAAACATCAGGTAACAAAAGCCTCTGTTTGATGTAAAATCCCATGGGGAATCTTTTACACCCCATCATGCACATGATGATTACTATGAAAACTTTACAGGAGCATTAAAAACAGAACTAATTAGCAAACTCTAAAACTCGTTAGCTTATTCCATCTTATGGACAGTTAAAACAGGACGAATTAGAAAGGTTAGCAATCAACCGAACCTAGATTTCTGTCGGAGAACGCCCGATCTGTAGCTTTCTGCCTTTTCTGATCACCCCTGTCAAACTCAGTACTTCAGTTCTACTATCCACTTGGCACCAGAAAGCTGCATTGTGGACCATTAGAACGTAGCCCAATGCTTTGTGCGTCATCATATCAGAAAGTTCATTCAAGGAAAATGGAATAAttgaccttttttttctttcttccacaTAATTTAGTGGTAGAAAGTCTGACAAATTCCACAACTGCAAACACAACTTGCAGCACTTCAACATCTTTCATCAAGCAGTTCAAGAACTTGAAATATCACAAGCATACTTTTACACTGGGTGtgaaataaatctcattttggtcagCATGATATAAGATAGTGTTGTCTAGAAATGGCAGACATAGGTCCACCATCAATGACAAGTATTGTCACCGTCTAATAAAATTTCCATGTAGATTTGAAGTTTTCCGCTAAGCAATTTCATTATGGTCAGAATAATTAATCAAAGACACCAAGCGTTGTTTCAATCATACACTCAGTATATGTGGCAATAACCCACCAAGAGTACAGAAAAACAAGATTaaaattagaggaaaaaaaaaaaaaaaaagggggtacCTGGACTGGTCCAGGAGCAAGAAGTGAAATggaaaatctatattttgttaatccaagttttctttcttgattACTCTTCCGTTCATAAAATAGAGTAAGCACGGATCACCTCAACTACCGGCGCCCGACACATTGGACACTTTCCAGTACTTTGGACCAACTCACTTGCACATTTTGAACATGTGCACATGTGTCCACATCTGTAACAAAGAGAAGAGATAACAGGAAAACAGCATAAGTTTATATATTCAATGATCAATACTAAGTTCTATCCTGCCATTCTATGCAAGCCACATCAGCAATggacataaatttattaaaatatttacctGTACAGTAAAGAATCAATATTGCATTCACAACATATACAGCAGATTCCTTTCCTCACGTAATCCCATTGAGGTTCATCTTTAAAAAGACCATCCACAGAAACTCCTGCAACCAACCCATGGCATTTCATATGGTCAAGAGACAAAACAATCCAAATAGCTGCAACCAGCTTCTAGCACTAGCAAACAAATGTCATCCACAGAAGACCATATTCAAGTATAAAAGTTTTGTACCCTTGAGGAAGCAATATCTAATGTAAAAACATCCACTAGCCTAGTATTGGGAACTATCACCCCTTGAGTTAGTGAAGAAATGGTTGGagcaagaaatgaaagaaaaaaataatagaaaaagagtaaaaagtaAGAGATCATAATAGATCAAGATCctatctataataataaaaaaaaaaaaaaaaaaaaaagattctgaACAGACCTATAATGGGAGGAGAACGATTCAGGGCAGCAGATACTTCTTGTCGTATTGAGCGTTGCAACTCAAGTTGCATATCCATGCAGGCCTCCAACATCCTCTGCATGTTATTCATCCTCTGCTGTAGCCTAGCCATGTCAATCCGCAAATCATTAACAATATCCCACTCCTGCACCAAATGAGCGACGTGATTCAATTCTAACTTAAAACTAGAAATTGCATTGAGTTGACAGAAATGTAGGTGACCAACAGGCAAACCGACAATATGATATTAATTTCaagcttcaaaacaaattaaaagttctatttttaaaagaaaaaaatgagatttgttccaatgataaattttccagTTTTAACGTATCTTTCAAGAAAGGAatcaagttaaaaaaatcattattgtGAAACGATGAACACACAATTCCTGGACGTTGATGCAAGTCATGATGTGGCCAGTTGTCATGCTGCGACTCCAGATAGTAGAGTGGCTGAGAAGGTGGCGCTGGTGACGGTAGAGCAAGTGGAGGACTCTCAACAGCATCCCTCTGACCATCATTCTGATCACCACTTCGATGCTCTGGATCTTGTTCTTCTGACACATGAGAGGGTGATGTTCCAGGCAGTTCCCAGTCAATAGCATCATTACTTTCCCTTCTTTCCAGATATGATTGGATCAATTGGTCAAGACTCTCCCGGAACCCACTGTGAAGAAGATTAGAAACTCTTCTCctacaaaattaaacaaatcattataaataaaaaactcaatcatttaaaattgatttaGTGCATAAGTCCTTTTGTGGTAAATCTCATACCTGTTTAGAAGTTCTCTTAGTTCCACACTGTAAACATTATCGCCGTCAGGAAAGTAAAATGAATCAACCCCGCGATCCGGAATAGCTTCACTACCAGAAGGCCCTTCTAACCAATGCTGCACAGCCTCCTGAAAACCATTATCCTCATGCCAATCTTCTAGGGCTTGTTGCAGTTGAGCCTGTTCCATATCTTCATTCCCCAATTCTTGGTGGTTAGAAGTGATTCCCAACTGGTTTTCATCAACACCCTCTCTAATGCCGTCCCTCCACTCATGATATTCAACATTAACCTGTTGTGAGTCTCTTTCCTCGGTTTCTGTAATGTGTTCTGGCCACTGTTCCATCTGAGCAGCAGATTCTGGCCAAATATTATCCAAATTCTCAGTATGATCTGACGACCCAAGGGTATAACTTTCCTCAACAATTTGCTCAGATTGTCCACTGATTTCTTCACCAGCTTCTTGCACATTATTATGTTCTCCTGACTCAATCAGCAATGTCTCTACGCGCTCACTAGCAATGTTTTCCTGGGAGTTTCCATTCAAACTTTGATCGGTACCATCTGTCCTTTGAATGAATATATCATTCTCTGAAAGCTGTTCCTGGCACTCTTCTTCATGAGCACTGGATCCTTGCCTTCCAATATCTTCAACAGCATCATCTCCAAAATCATTCCTACCATAACTCTCCTCATAACAAGGTTCAGATCGTTCACTAGGTTCATCTTGAACATCCTGTGAATTGTTTGCTTGAGGTTGATCATTTCCATCGCCATTAATTTCATTGTTAGTTGAGGTATCGGAGTGGTTGCTGCTTACTTGACCACATACAGAAGTGTCCAATCTGGAGCAAAATCCTTCCCTATATTCAAGAAACAGGTTCCATAGTGTTACTCCCAAAATATAAAACAACCATGGCtacttttacttaataattttaaaagagttCAACAAGCAAAATATTTTCGTCAAAACACGACATAGTCACATAGGAACAGAATGATCCAGAAAATGCAACAGTCATAGGATATAATGAATGCAATAACTTGGTAATGAATGAAATGACTCGGTATAAGATCAGATTTAAacccaaatatcaaaataagattaGTATAAAGACTGAAATAAGCTTGAAGGTAAATCTAGACACTTGTAGTATGAGAACAACTGAAATAATCCTTGACAATGTTTTCTCTTTCTGTTTTTCGGATAAGAAGTACTGGACATTGTTGATACAAGTGTTAACATCTGAAAATATGTGCCAATGAAGAACTTAACAGATCTTTCATTATTTGCATTTTACATGTATACTCTTGGATTAAAAGAATGCATTCTGCTCTTATGATAAATCCCAAGCAAAGTAGTTAAATACATGGGCTTGAGATCAAGTCCAGGCAAGAAAATCTTACTATCAATGATGATGCCATGACAGAAAGGAGACCACGAGTACAAGTTTCACATCCGGAAGGATGGGAGCACTATAGGAAACCATCAATTCTCATACACATGACAGCTCTTGCCATATTCCTAGCATGATACCTTTTATTCATTATAGCAGCATGTGAATGAAATCGAGTACAGCTCTTGCCATATTCGATGAATTTTCAAAAGACAAATATTACAAAGGAAATGGTAATCTCagtaaaattttcaattacttATCCAAGGAAATAGTAATGCCTAACCTTTTCCTGGTGCGTCAAGTCATTTATCTGGGTCTAGTGAAGATTCATGACAGATCTAATTATATAATGAAAGTAAATGAGAGACCAAACTCATAGGGGTCAACAATGTATCCAGATCTAATCATGCTCGGAAGGATATAAGAGAACTCTTCTTACAAGTGAACTATCAAAAActtattgtttaattttacGAGAGTTAGGAAAGAACCTAGCAATAACTTGTCTTCCAGGGGCCATAGTAAAGAGAGCATGGTAGTGGTTCATGCTCTAAACGGAAGGATTAAAGGGCATTGTTGCTAAGCAGGAAGCAAACTTTAACATCTGATCAACAATAAAAGTATCAACAATTTGCAGCACTACTACcagcaaagaaaaaaaggggaTCCCAGCCTTAagatgataatattaaaaaaaactatcttTTAGCAGTCTGCACCcattttttatgttaacttggcaataaaagaaatcaacaaaacaatttaaacttttatctaatcGGAAAAATACTGCAAGTTCACAATGTAAAATGTTTTCTAGAACAGCCCTTGATTATAGATaatagaaaatcataaaaagaacACAACAGACTCTATTACACCAATTAAAGCACAAGCTttacataaaaacaaatgacAGAGGCTTTGATATGACTATGGGTATAAGGAAATAGTACCTCAGATCAGATACAGTTTGTCTTTGCCTCAGTAAACCTAGTTCACTTTCGGCCAGGGAAGCAGGTCTGTCATTGTCAACCAACCGGTCATTTCGCAAAAACCTGCCTCTAAGTAATGACTGCAAAAGGAAATGAGTCAAATGGTTGCGTTACAAAATGTGTGAAAGTTTTCCCACGAATCATTTACAGCCATTacaaaggaaaaataacaaCACTGCACTATAAACTAGCAATgatcagaaaaattaaaatacatctcTATAACAGTTCAATGCAAGCCTTTTGCAAGCATCAAGACATTCAGAGGAAAAATTATGATATTGGAACACCAAGTCAACCACTACAGCAATTATCAGGGATCTTTTAATAACTAAGATATTGGTAAATATTAAACCGATCTAAGACCTATCCACATGAAGTTTCAGATATCACACAACCTTCCTTTTACTCATCGAAGTTCAGAGAGAAAATTAAAGCCTAATGACCCAACAAATCAGCAACTTCCACATCTCTTACGATTATTCATTTTAAAGGGAATtgatttttgtatccaaattcTGCACTCTTTAACTGTATTTGTCTAGTCCACATGTATTTTTATACTAagcatcccccccccccccccccaaaaaaaaacaagaaaatgactTTCTGATAACATACTAAAACATCACTTCTACCATCATAACCCAGTCTTGACTGTGATCATTCAAGTCCCCTCCCAATACTCACAAAGTTAATGCAAATTTTCACAGGACAACAGTCAgacaaattttatacaaaaaatataatataaagaacaGGAACAGTGTGAACTACTGTGAAGAACCAAGGAAGAGAtaacaaatctcaaaattatgaaaactatCCAGCCAATAACCTGAATGCGGTTCCGATGAGCAAATTGCGATACAGCTCGATGCTGCAACAAACCTTGAAGTTCACTTTGCCTTTCCCTCTCAGCCTTCTTTATCATATCAAGCAGAGCCTGTCGGCCACATAATCGACGAATGCCCCTCCGGATATGCTCATTTCTTCCTTCACTCTGGTTAACAACCAATCCTTCCCGAATTCGTTCCATCTGAGAACCGATATCAGCAGTTTGTTCTTCTCTACTGTCAGTGAAAGCACCTCTCTGCCGACTATTGAGTTGTACCCACTCCCTTATGACTCTCACTCTCTCCTGCTCAGTTTCACCCAGCCATTCCACTCTTGGGCTGTTGCTGATATGGGACACATTCGATGCATGTTCCCTCACACCACTATTCGTCCATTCCCGAAAAATCTGCCTCACCCTCTCCCTTTCAACTTCCCCAAAATCAGATGAATGTTCACAATTAAAATTGCTTGAATCCATGTGTTCATTCTGTGCACCAATCTGAATTTGCGACCATGTTCCACACTCACCCTCAGTCAGGCTCGTGAGCTCCCAACCACCCCTACGTTCATTACTATCGGTATCAGAACCATGTCCCCTTGAGAGGTCAGCAATCAACCTATCACTCCTCTGTGGGACAACTCTCTCTTGCTGGCGCCCCACCCCGTGCTCATCCTCAAGCTCCCTCCACATCTGCAAAAGAGAGGATGCCTGGGTACTGACACTCCTTTCATCACCTTGCTGCCctgatgtttgagaatgagagtCTCTGAGGAAAGAAGAATCAAGCACAGAAAGATTGTGTAGACCAGCGATTGCCATTCCAAACTAACACTAGAATGATTCAACCCATCAGCTTGAAATGCAtaaaaaacccaattttttcCAAGCAATTAAAATTGGATGATTCCCTTTAAAATCTGATCATCACATCTGCATCTGCATCAACCACATCATACTTATCACCATTGTCAATCCTAGCCACATGAGGGTAAAGATTTACAGGCGTGGATATCATCCGCGGCAAGTCTTGGGGGCAATCGACTCATGTGCTTTTTCTGCATCAATTAAAAACCAGTCACCTTCACTATATCCAATCCTAATATTGGCCTCAAGACAAAATCATGAAActaattaataacattttttccccaatctcaatacaaaaaaaaaaaaaaaaaaaaaaaaaaaaaaaacagagatttACCAAGCCGATAGaggaaattaaatacaaaagaTCACAGAACCAATCAAATCCTTCAATTTCTCAATCCTCAGTTTGGtagcaaagaaaaataaataaaacaaaatcctgCATATCAGATTTTCCACGATTTGGAATTCCCGTATAGAACAATCTCCGCCGAACTGAGCCTAACAAAACTATCTAATCTACTCCACAGAATCTACCGGGACAATACTATATTCAGAATCACAAAAAGGAGATTCAAACTTATattttccatcactttctccACCCATCACTTTCTCCACCTTTCCAGGCAACCAAACAGAACGAAAATTAAAACCAAGTAACATACTAAATGCGCATCACAGCTGATTCAAATAACTCAACATCAAAATCACATTGAAAAACCGTAACATATCGCCTGAAAAGGGAGAGAAACCCGAAACACGGCGTTCAAGCACGCGCGAGtcgtttgagaaaattatagcGCAGATACAGGCAATGAAAGACCAAAGAAACGTACCAGCGCAGACCTCTCCGCTTTGGGTTTTGAAGTAAAGAAAAAGGAACCCTAGCTGTGGAGAAagttacagagagagagagagagagagaagaagaagaagaagaagaagagggagggaaGAGCGgcgatttatgaataataaatccAAACACGTCACCGTTTCGGACCTCTCCCCCCATAAATATTGCCGTAACGCCAACGTCTCAAAATTTGGTGAGGAGGCGAGGTAGCAACACGTGGCATATGTCGCTGTCCCAGAGACTTTTCCAAATCTTGACTCTAACGGGAAGTAGGTAAGAAGTTAAATTGGTTCCCGAACGACGTCGTggtttgtaaattttgtttgtGTTCAAACATACCCCTCCTAAAACCTTGGTAATTTCATTCAATTTTAATCTCGTttttaagataagatgaattgagattaaaattaaaaataaaataaaataaaatataattagaatatattttttaattttatttttattttaatatttaaaaaaattaaattatttattttattttgtgtaaaaatttaaaaaaaattgtaatgattacaTGATATacgttgtgaaaacaaacgaggcattaATGTCCAACATACCCCttctaaaaaaatgttgaacCTCACatcttaaatctatttttatttaaatggttgatttataaaattatttaaaatctgttatattaacttatatgagtaaaaaaataaagagatactTTAGTTgtaaagagattacacaaaaataaattcactaatTGACGTAGTTTGATTTATTACGtcaatataaaatcatatcagtttgtgagtttatttttatatttataaaacttataataaataaaaagtgaaaaacaaatattggggtcaaacaaaaaaggaaaagaagaaaaagaaatatagaagACAGAAACATTTCGTATGAGGGCATATGGGTAAGATGAAGGGAACACTTAAAAGCTCGTAGAAATCATTAGGTGGGAGGTGCATATGGTGCtggtaatttaattttggttggGAGATTCAGCAGTGAAAAAGGTTACTAAAAAGACTTAGCACtaaagaattacacaaaaactGGGTTTATGTGAGGTTGGGAATTAGAGGAGGTTAGGTGAAAAGTGTTGCTTTAGGATTAAGAAGACTTGAAGTAGCTAAGTTGGTTCTGAAAAGGTAATTCTCTCACTCATAATTGTGTGGTATTTTCTATGTGTATATCGCAAGGAAGAAACAATGATACGAACACTTCATTTgcttag encodes:
- the LOC121239177 gene encoding uncharacterized protein LOC121239177, with amino-acid sequence MAIAGLHNLSVLDSSFLRDSHSQTSGQQGDERSVSTQASSLLQMWRELEDEHGVGRQQERVVPQRSDRLIADLSRGHGSDTDSNERRGGWELTSLTEGECGTWSQIQIGAQNEHMDSSNFNCEHSSDFGEVERERVRQIFREWTNSGVREHASNVSHISNSPRVEWLGETEQERVRVIREWVQLNSRQRGAFTDSREEQTADIGSQMERIREGLVVNQSEGRNEHIRRGIRRLCGRQALLDMIKKAERERQSELQGLLQHRAVSQFAHRNRIQSLLRGRFLRNDRLVDNDRPASLAESELGLLRQRQTVSDLREGFCSRLDTSVCGQVSSNHSDTSTNNEINGDGNDQPQANNSQDVQDEPSERSEPCYEESYGRNDFGDDAVEDIGRQGSSAHEEECQEQLSENDIFIQRTDGTDQSLNGNSQENIASERVETLLIESGEHNNVQEAGEEISGQSEQIVEESYTLGSSDHTENLDNIWPESAAQMEQWPEHITETEERDSQQVNVEYHEWRDGIREGVDENQLGITSNHQELGNEDMEQAQLQQALEDWHEDNGFQEAVQHWLEGPSGSEAIPDRGVDSFYFPDGDNVYSVELRELLNRRRVSNLLHSGFRESLDQLIQSYLERRESNDAIDWELPGTSPSHVSEEQDPEHRSGDQNDGQRDAVESPPLALPSPAPPSQPLYYLESQHDNWPHHDLHQRPGIEWDIVNDLRIDMARLQQRMNNMQRMLEACMDMQLELQRSIRQEVSAALNRSPPIIGVSVDGLFKDEPQWDYVRKGICCICCECNIDSLLYRCGHMCTCSKCASELVQSTGKCPMCRAPVVEVIRAYSIL